Proteins from one Ricinus communis isolate WT05 ecotype wild-type chromosome 9, ASM1957865v1, whole genome shotgun sequence genomic window:
- the LOC8280212 gene encoding putative calcium-transporting ATPase 13, plasma membrane-type gives MTTILQASIDYLLDVPSTVSQSNKRWHLAFATIYCSRAIQSVTKVAIAKKQTTTLSHSPSYSVVDIKPDFTTFKINHACLTDLVKEKSHQQLQKLGGVAGVASAVETNTEGGIFGGVEDIARRQEAFGSNTYKKPPTKSFFYFVVEAFKDLTIAILLGCAALSLGFGIKEHGLKEGWYDGGSIFVAVFLVIAVSAVSNYRQNRQFDKLSKVSNNIQIDVVRGGRRLQLSIFELVVGDVVCLKIGDQVPADGLFIDGHSLQIDESSMTGESDHVEVNSHQNPFLFSGTKVADGYGRMLVTSVGMNTTWGEMMSHISRDTNEQTPLQARLNKLTSSIGKVGLAVAFLVLVVLLVRYFTGNTQDENGNREFNGSSTKADDIVNAVVGIVAAAVTIVVVAIPEGLPLAVTLTLAYSMKRMMADQAMVRKLSACETMGSATTICTDKTGTLTMNLMKVTKFWLGQAEQITSSSISPYVLDLIRQGVALNTTGSAYRAHAQSEFEFSGSPTEKAILSWAILDLEMDMEEQKQSCTILQVEAFNSQKKRSGVSIRKKLDSTIHVQWKGAAEMILAMCTSYYDACGIVKELDDNERTVFKQIIQEMAAESLRCIAFAHAQISEEQYEAGIQDKKLKENGLTLLGLVGIKDPCRPGVKKAVEDCQHAGVSIKMITGDNVFTARAIALECGILKPGQDMFSGAVVEGEEFRNYTHEERMEKVDQICVMARSSPFDKLLMVQCLKQKGQVVAVTGDGTNDAPALKEADIGLSMGIQGTEVAKESSDIVILDDNFASVATVLRWGRCVYNNIQKFIQFQLTVNVAALVINFVAAVSAGEVPLTAVQLLWVNLIMDTLGALALATEQPTKELMDKKPVGRTEPLITNIMWKNLLAQAFYQIAVLLTLQFKGKSIFGVTEEVKDTLIFNTFVLCQVFNEFNARKLEKKNVFKGIHKNKLFLGIIGVTIVLQVLMVEFLKKFADTERLNWGQWGACIGMATLTWPIGWLVKFIPVPEKPILSYLTWRK, from the coding sequence atgacaACAATTTTGCAAGCAAGCATCGACTACTTGCTTGATGTGCCTTCTACAGTTAGCCAGTCTAATAAAAGGTGGCACTTAGCATTTGCAACCATTTATTGCTCCAGAGCTATACAATCTGTTACCAAGGTTGCTATAGCAAAGAAACAAACCACAACACTTTCCCATTCTCCATCTTATTCTGTTGTTGATATTAAGCCAGATTTCACCACCTTTAAGATCAATCATGCATGTCTCACTGATCTCGTAAAAGAGAAAAGTCACCAACAGCTTCAAAAATTAGGTGGTGTTGCTGGTGTAGCCTCTGCTGTTGAGACCAATACTGAAGGTGGCATCTTTGGTGGTGTTGAGGACATTGCTCGTCGACAAGAAGCATTTGGCTCCAACACCTATAAGAAACCACCGACCAAGagctttttctattttgttgtAGAAGCTTTCAAAGATCTTACCATTGCCATTCTTTTAGGCTGTGCAGCACTTTCTCTTGGCTTTGGAATTAAAGAGCATGGTTTGAAAGAAGGATGGTATGACGGTGGCAGCATCTTTGTTGCTGTCTTTCTAGTCATAGCTGTCTCTGCTGTAAGCAATTACAGGCAGAATAGGCAATTTGATAAGTTGTCCAAAGTCAGCAACAATATTCAAATTGATGTTGTAAGAGGTGGTCGGCGGCTACAGCTTTCGATATTTGAACTTGTTGTTGGAGATGTTGTTTGTCTCAAGATTGGAGACCAAGTCCCTGCTGATGGATTGTTCATAGATGGGCACTCCTTGCAGATAGATGAATCCAGCATGACGGGAGAGAGTGATCATGTAGAAGTTAATTCCCACCAAAATCCATTCTTGTTCTCCGGCACTAAGGTAGCTGACGGCTACGGACGAATGCTTGTTACATCTGTTGGGATGAATACAACATGGGGAGAAATGATGAGCCATATCAGCCGCGACACCAATGAACAAACACCTTTGCAGGCTAGGCTTAATAAGCTCACCTCATCAATAGGCAAGGTGGGTCTGGCTGTTGCTTTCCTTGTTCTCGTAGTGTTGTTGGTTCGTTACTTCACAGGGAATACACAAGATGAGAATGGAAATCGGGAGTTCAATGGCAGCAGTACAAAGGCGGATGACATAGTAAATGCTGTTGTGGGAATTGTAGCAGCTGCAGTCACAATTGTTGTAGTTGCCATTCCAGAGGGTTTGCCATTGGCTGTTACACTGACTCTAGCTTATTCTATGAAGAGAATGATGGCTGATCAAGCAATGGTGCGAAAGCTCTCTGCCTGTGAGACTATGGGCTCCGCTACCACAATCTGTACCGATAAAACAGGCACTCTTACAATGAACCTGATGAAGGTTACCAAATTTTGGCTAGGCCAAGCAGAACAAATCACTTCTTCTTCAATTTCCCCATATGTACTTGACCTGATCAGACAAGGAGTTGCCCTCAATACAACCGGTAGTGCCTATAGAGCACATGCACAATCAGAGTTTGAGTTCTCAGGTAGTCCCACAGAAAAAGCAATTCTTTCTTGGGCCATCCTGGATTTGGAAATGGATATGGAGGAGCAGAAGCAAAGTTGTACTATTCTCCAAGTTGAAGCCTTCAATTCACAGAAGAAAAGGAGTGGCGTTTCAATAAGGAAGAAGCTTGATAGCACAATCCATGTGCAGTGGAAAGGAGCTGCAGAGATGATACTTGCAATGTGTACAAGTTACTACGATGCTTGTGGAATAGTGAAAGAACTGGATGATAATGAAAGGACCGTATTCAAGCAAATTATACAAGAAATGGCTGCTGAGAGCCTTCGCTGCATTGCTTTTGCACATGCTCAGATATCAGAAGAACAATATGAAGCTGGAATACAGGATAAGAAGCTTAAAGAAAATGGCTTGACCCTTTTAGGACTTGTAGGTATCAAGGACCCATGTCGACCGGGGGTGAAGAAAGCTGTAGAAGATTGCCAACATGCTGGAGTGAGCATCAAAATGATCACAGGTGATAATGTCTTCACTGCAAGAGCTATAGCCCTCGAGTGCGGGATACTCAAGCCTGGTCAAGACATGTTTAGTGGAGCTGTAGTAGAAGGAGAAGAATTTCGCAATTACACACACGAGGAAAGAATGGAGAAAGTTGACCAAATATGTGTGATGGCAAGGTCCTCTCCTTTCGACAAACTTCTCATGGTGCAGTGCCTCAAACAAAAAGGTCAAGTGGTGGCAGTAACTGGTGATGGCACAAATGATGCACCAGCACTGAAAGAAGCAGATATTGGACTGTCTATGGGGATCCAAGGCACTGAAGTTGCCAAAGAAAGCTCAGATATTGTGATTTTGGATGATAATTTCGCTTCTGTGGCCACAGTTTTAAGGTGGGGAAGATGTGTCTACAACAACATACAGAAATTCATTCAGTTTCAGCTAACCGTCAATGTTGCTGCTCTAGTAATCAATTTCGTAGCAGCAGTCTCAGCCGGAGAAGTCCCATTAACAGCAGTCCAGCTACTGTGGGTGAATCTGATCATGGATACACTCGGTGCTCTGGCTCTTGCTACAGAACAACCCACCAAAGAGCTCATGGATAAAAAACCTGTGGGCCGAACTGAGCCACTCATCACCAACATAATGTGGAAGAACCTATTAGCTCAAGCTTTCTATCAGATAGCTGTCCTCTTGACACTACAGTTCAAGGGCAAATCCATCTTTGGTGTGACTGAGGAGGTAAAGGACACCTTGATCTTTAATACTTTCGTTCTTTGCCAGGTGTTTAATGAATTCAATGCAAGGAAGCTGGAGAAAAAGAATGTCTTCAAGGGGATACATAAGAACAAGTTGTTCTTAGGGATTATTGGTGTAACCATTGTCCTTCAGGTGCTCATGGTGgagtttttgaagaaatttgcAGACACAGAAAGATTGAACTGGGGTCAATGGGGTGCATGCATTGGCATGGCAACTCTTACATGGCCAATTGGCTGGTTGGTCAAGTTCATACCTGTCCCAGAGAAGCCAATTTTAAGCTATCTCACCTGGAGGAAATAG
- the LOC8280211 gene encoding putative calcium-transporting ATPase 13, plasma membrane-type has protein sequence MSTLTHANLCIDCSLGFSITNRSKPSKLWHLAFSKIYCSRTLQSLAKKATLKRKASKISPSPSFILVNVNPDNGNFKLHQATLTELVKMKNLDKLRNYGGIAGVASAIETDIERGIEGNAQDIACRHEAFGFNKYKKPPTKSFFYFVVEAFKDLTIAILLGCATLSLGFGIKEHGLKEGWYDGGSIFVAVFLVIAVSVVSNYRQNRQFDKLSKVSNNIQIDVVRHGRRQQVSIFELLVGDVVCLKIGDQVPADGLFIDGHALQIDESSMTGESDHVEVNAGQNPFLFSGTKVADGYGRMLVTSVGMNTTWGEMMSHISRDTNEQTPLQARLNKLTSSIGKVGLAVAFLVLVVLLVRYFTGNTQDENGNREFNGSKTKADDIVNGVVGIVAAAVTIVVVAIPEGLPLAVTLTLAYSMKKMMADQAMVRKLSACETMGSATTICTDKTGTLTMNLMKVTRFWLGQESMKQRTSSSVSSNVLELIKQGIAFNTTGSVYRENPGSQFEFSGSPTEKAVLSWAVLELEMDMEEQKQSCSILHVEAFNSQKKRSGVLIRKKLDNTLHVHWKGAAEMILALCSSFYDASGILKDLDDHERNIFKQIILDMAASSLRCIAFAHTPISSEQYEVEIQDEKLKANSLTLLGLVGIKDPCRPGVKKAVEDCQHAGVDIKMITGDNVFTGRAIAIECGILKPGEDISSGAIIEGEEFRNYTEEERLEKVEKIRVMARSSPFDKLLMVQCLKRKGQVVAVTGDGTNDAPALKEADIGLSMGIQGTEVAKESSDIVILDDNFSSVATVLRWGRCVYSNIQKFIQFQLTVNVAALVINFVAAVSAGEVPLTAVQLLWVNLIMDTLGALALATEQPSKELMDKPPIGRTEPLITNIMWRNLLAQALYQITVLLTLQFKGKSMFDVNEKVNDTLIFNTFVLCQVFNEFNARKLEKKNVFEGIHKNRLFLGIIGITIILQVLMVEFMKKFADTERLNWVQWGACIGMAAISWPIGWSIKSLPVPDKPIFSYIKWWK, from the coding sequence ATGTCTACCCTGACGCATGCAAACCTTTGCATTGACTGTTCGCTTGGTTTCTCTATCACTAACAGAAGCAAACCAAGTAAATTATGGCATTTGGCTTTTTCTAAGATATATTGTTCCAGAACCTTACAATCTCTCGCCAAAAAAGCTACTCTCAAGAGAAAAGCAAGTAAAATTTCTCCATCTCCATCTTTCATTCTAGTTAACGTTAATCCAGACAATGGCAACTTCAAGCTTCATCAGGCAACCCTAACTGAACttgtgaaaatgaaaaatcttgACAAACTTCGAAATTACGGTGGAATTGCTGGTGTTGCATCTGCTATTGAAACCGACATAGAAAGAGGCATCGAAGGCAATGCTCAGGACATCGCTTGCCGTCATGAAGCATTCGGCTTCAACAAGTATAAGAAACCGCCAACTAAGAGTTTCTTCTACTTTGTTGTAGAAGCTTTTAAGGATCTAACAATTGCCATTCTTTTAGGCTGTGCAACACTTTCTCTTGGATTTGGTATCAAAGAGCATGGCCTTAAAGAAGGCTGGTATGATGGTGGCAGCATATTTGTTGCTGTTTTCCTTGTCATAGCCGTCTCTGTCGTAAGCAATTACAGACAAAATAGACAATTTGACAAGTTGTCCAAGGTCAGCAATAACATCCAAATTGATGTTGTGAGACATGGTCGGAGGCAACAGGTTTCCATCTTTGAACTTCTTGTCGGAGACGTCGTTTGTTTAAAGATTGGAGACCAGGTTCCTGCTGACGGATTGTTCATAGACGGGCATGCCTTGCAAATAGATGAATCCAGCATGACAGGGGAGAGCGATCACGTCGAAGTTAATGCTGGTCAAAATCCATTCTTGTTCTCCGGCACCAAGGTTGCTGATGGCTATGGTAGGATGCTCGTTACATCTGTTGGCATGAACACAACATGGGGAGAAATGATGAGCCATATCAGCCGCGACACAAATGAGCAGACACCTTTGCAGGCTAGACTTAATAAGCTCACCTCATCAATAGGTAAGGTTGGTCTGGCAGTTGCGTTCCTCGTTCTTGTAGTTTTATTGGTACGTTACTTCACTGGAAACACACAAGATGAGAATGGAAACAGGGAGTTCAATGGCAGCAAGACAAAGGCGGATGATATAGTAAATGGTGTAGTGGGAATTGTAGCAGCTGCCGTTACTATTGTAGTTGTTGCAATTCCAGAAGGATTGCCCTTGGCTGTCACACTCACTCTAGCTTATTCaatgaagaaaatgatggCTGATCAAGCAATGGTGAGGAAACTCTCCGCGTGTGAGACTATGGGATCTGCTACCACAATTTGTACAGATAAAACCGGTACTCTCACAATGAACCTGATGAAGGTAACAAGATTTTGGCTAGGCCAAGAGTCGATGAAACAGAGAACTTCCTCTTCAGTTTCCTCGAATGTACTTGAATTGATCAAACAAGGGATTGCCTTCAATACAACTGGAAGTGTCTACAGAGAAAATCCAGGATCACAGTTTGAGTTCTCAGGTAGTCCCACAGAAAAAGCAGTTCTTTCTTGGGCAGTCTTGGAATTGGAAATGGATATGGAAGAACAGAAGCAGAGTTGTAGTATCCTCCATGTTGAAGCCTTCAAttcacaaaagaaaagaagtggAGTCCTGATAAGGAAGAAGTTGGATAACACACTCCATGTTCATTGGAAAGGAGCTGCAGAGATGATACTAGCATTGTGCTCAAGCTTCTATGATGCTTCTGGAATCTTGAAGGACTTAGATGATCATGAGAGGAACATATTCAAGCAAATTATTCTAGATATGGCAGCTAGCAGCCTCCGTTGCATCGCTTTTGCACATACACCAATATCATCAGAGCAATATGAAGTTGAAATACAAGATGAGAAACTCAAAGCAAACAGTTTGACCCTATTAGGACTTGTGGGAATCAAGGATCCATGTCGACCAGGGGTGAAAAAAGCTGTCGAAGATTGCCAACATGCTGGAGTGGACATTAAGATGATCACAGGTGACAATGTCTTCACAGGAAGAGCTATAGCCATTGAATGTGGCATTCTTAAGCCTGGTGAGGATATATCGAGTGGAGCTATAATAGAAGGAGAAGAATTTCGCAACTATACAGAAGAGGAAAGACTGGAAAAAGTTGAAAAGATACGTGTGATGGCAAGGTCTTCTCCTTTTGACAAGCTTCTCATGGTACAGTGCCTAAAGCGAAAAGGCCAAGTGGTGGCAGTCACTGGTGATGGCACTAATGATGCACCAGCATTGAAAGAAGCAGATATTGGGCTGTCTATGGGTATTCAGGGCACTGAAGTTGCCAAGGAAAGCTCTGATATTGTCATTTTggatgataatttttcttctgTGGCCACAGTTCTGAGGTGGGGAAGATGTGTCTACAGCAACATACAGAAATTTATTCAATTCCAGCTCACTGTCAATGTTGCTGCGCTCGTTATAAATTTCGTTGCAGCAGTTTCAGCCGGTGAAGTCCCATTAACAGCAGTCCAGTTACTGTGGGTGAATCTAATCATGGACACACTTGGTGCTCTAGCTCTTGCCACGGAACAGCCCTCCAAAGAGCTGATGGATAAGCCACCCATTGGCCGAACTGAGCCATTGATCACCAACATAATGTGGAGGAACCTATTAGCTCAAGCTTTATATCAGATAACTGTCCTCTTGACACTACAGTTCAAGGGTAAATCCATGTTTGATGTGAATGAGAAGGTAAATGACACCTTGATCTTCAACACTTTTGTTTTATGCCAAGTGTTTAATGAATTCAATGCAAGGAAGCTGGAAAAGAAGAATGTCTTCGAAGGGATACATAAGAACAGGTTGTTCCTGGGAATCATTGGCATAACCATTATCCTTCAGGTGCTGATGGTGGAGTTTATGAAGAAATTTGCAGATACAGAGAGGTTGAATTGGGTTCAATGGGGCGCATGCATTGGCATGGCAGCCATCTCCTGGCCAATTGGTTGGTCTATCAAGAGTCTACCTGTTCCAGACAAACCAATATTCAGCTATATCAAGTGGTGGAAGTAG